Proteins from a single region of Desulfomicrobium macestii:
- a CDS encoding lipopolysaccharide biosynthesis protein, giving the protein MTAVILWIIPEQRHLSFVLAAWTLGVSGACFLGFIRLRNVDLSSLQLPIDWKWIKKGIKVAFPFLLATLSLRALYTFDRYWVEAISGLEVLAAYVFFAGIANAIMSFLDAAVFSFTYPELIAAVGRKDAKRFKDQLRRMGIQTILLTLTLSASAIILTGPIIHWIKRDVYSQHLSLLFWTIFATAISAVSMIPHYGLYALREDTSIIVGHIFSLPIFFIVTVALSKFYDTTSIPMSLTFTFLSLLIFKYIMLKRNSTFAA; this is encoded by the coding sequence ATGACGGCAGTCATATTATGGATTATTCCAGAGCAGAGGCATCTCTCGTTTGTCCTCGCTGCATGGACACTAGGCGTATCCGGCGCATGCTTCCTGGGCTTTATCCGATTACGCAACGTGGACTTGAGTTCCCTACAGCTGCCTATCGATTGGAAGTGGATCAAAAAAGGGATCAAAGTGGCTTTCCCCTTTTTACTGGCTACACTTTCACTACGAGCTCTTTACACTTTTGATCGATATTGGGTCGAGGCTATAAGCGGTCTTGAAGTTCTTGCAGCGTATGTTTTTTTTGCCGGAATCGCCAACGCCATCATGAGTTTTCTTGATGCGGCGGTTTTTTCGTTCACCTATCCAGAATTGATAGCTGCTGTCGGAAGAAAGGATGCAAAAAGATTCAAAGATCAATTGCGACGCATGGGCATTCAGACCATTTTATTGACATTAACACTTTCTGCATCAGCTATAATATTAACAGGTCCAATTATACATTGGATCAAGAGAGATGTGTACTCTCAACACTTATCACTACTTTTTTGGACAATTTTCGCCACAGCGATATCAGCTGTCAGCATGATTCCGCACTACGGTCTTTATGCATTACGTGAAGATACAAGCATTATAGTAGGACATATTTTTTCACTACCAATTTTTTTTATTGTAACAGTTGCATTATCAAAATTTTACGACACGACATCAATTCCAATGTCACTTACTTTCACATTTTTATCCCTCCTTATATTTAAATACATCATGCTAAAACGAAACAGTACATTCGCAGCATGA
- the pseF gene encoding pseudaminic acid cytidylyltransferase has product MKLAVIPARGGSKRIPRKNIREFCGRPMIAWAIEAARESGCFDRIIVSTDDAEIAEISLQWGAKAPFVRPKALSDDHTGTIPVIAHAIDWHLKHTTEKPEEVCCVYATAPFVRPADLHQGLEALLHQGCDYVFSVTSFPFPIQRAVRIKKNGRVEMFHSEHFNTRSQDLEESYHDAGQFYWGRAEAWLEGRPIFNSNAIPVILPRHRVQDIDTVEDWRRAELMFTTLRQREES; this is encoded by the coding sequence ATGAAGCTGGCGGTGATTCCTGCACGGGGAGGCAGCAAGCGCATTCCCCGAAAGAACATCAGGGAATTCTGTGGCAGGCCCATGATTGCCTGGGCCATCGAAGCGGCACGGGAGAGCGGATGTTTCGACCGGATCATCGTTTCAACTGACGATGCCGAGATAGCCGAAATTTCCTTGCAATGGGGGGCCAAAGCGCCCTTCGTCCGTCCGAAAGCGCTGTCTGATGACCACACGGGAACAATTCCTGTCATTGCGCACGCGATAGACTGGCATCTGAAGCATACGACTGAGAAACCGGAAGAAGTCTGCTGTGTATATGCAACCGCCCCCTTCGTTCGCCCGGCGGACCTGCACCAGGGCCTTGAAGCCCTGCTTCACCAGGGGTGCGACTACGTATTTTCCGTAACCAGCTTCCCCTTCCCGATCCAACGCGCTGTCCGCATCAAAAAAAACGGAAGGGTCGAAATGTTTCATTCCGAGCACTTCAACACTCGCTCTCAAGACCTGGAAGAAAGCTACCACGATGCCGGCCAGTTTTATTGGGGCCGGGCGGAAGCCTGGCTCGAAGGACGGCCGATATTCAATTCCAACGCCATCCCTGTCATCCTGCCACGCCATCGGGTTCAGGACATTGACACCGTCGAGGATTGGCGGCGGGCGGAATTGATGTTCACGACACTGCGCCAGCGTGAGGAATCGTGA
- the pseI gene encoding pseudaminic acid synthase yields the protein MTVMINGRAIGPGHEPYIIAELSANHNGSLERALQTIEAAHRCGADAIKLQTYTADTLTIDCDAPDFLIKGGLWDGFKLYDLYKWAETPYEWHQEIFNHARKLGITIFSTPFDETAVDLLEDLGTPAYKIASFEIVDLPLISYAASTGKPMIISTGMASEEEIEEAITTAHEAGCKDVILLHCISSYPAPIEQANLRQIPELTRRFGVISGLSDHTMGTTAAVTAVALGACVIEKHFTLNRQDKGPDSEFSLEPHEMERLCVDAKDAWSALGEVGYKRKEAEEESMIFRRSVYFVNDLPAGAVISRDDIRRIRPGMGLAPKFFDHLIGRKTNTQIQKGTATSWDLISQPQK from the coding sequence ATGACAGTCATGATCAACGGCCGTGCCATCGGCCCCGGCCATGAGCCCTATATCATCGCCGAACTGTCAGCCAACCACAACGGTTCGCTGGAGCGGGCGCTTCAAACCATCGAAGCCGCACATCGGTGCGGTGCTGACGCCATCAAGCTCCAGACGTACACTGCGGACACCCTGACCATCGACTGCGACGCTCCGGATTTCCTCATCAAGGGAGGACTCTGGGACGGTTTCAAGCTGTACGATCTCTATAAATGGGCCGAAACCCCGTATGAATGGCACCAGGAGATATTCAATCATGCCAGGAAGCTCGGCATAACCATTTTTTCCACTCCTTTTGACGAAACAGCCGTGGATCTTCTGGAAGACCTCGGCACCCCTGCGTACAAAATCGCGTCCTTCGAAATCGTAGATCTTCCGCTTATCAGCTATGCCGCCAGCACTGGTAAGCCCATGATCATTTCGACCGGCATGGCCAGCGAAGAAGAAATTGAGGAGGCGATCACTACTGCACACGAAGCCGGATGCAAGGATGTGATCCTGCTCCACTGCATCAGCAGCTACCCGGCTCCGATCGAGCAGGCGAACCTGCGCCAGATCCCTGAACTTACGCGAAGATTTGGCGTAATAAGTGGACTATCCGACCATACGATGGGAACAACTGCCGCGGTAACGGCCGTAGCTCTGGGAGCATGCGTGATTGAAAAGCATTTTACCCTGAACAGGCAGGACAAAGGGCCTGACAGCGAGTTCTCACTCGAACCACATGAGATGGAACGGCTTTGCGTTGATGCCAAAGACGCTTGGAGCGCTTTGGGCGAGGTGGGATACAAGCGGAAGGAAGCTGAAGAAGAATCGATGATATTTCGACGCTCTGTTTACTTTGTAAACGATCTCCCTGCGGGCGCAGTGATCTCGCGGGACGATATCCGACGAATTCGGCCGGGGATGGGGCTGGCCCCTAAATTTTTTGATCACCTTATAGGGCGAAAAACAAATACTCAGATCCAAAAAGGAACTGCAACATCATGGGATTTGATTAGTCAGCCCCAAAAATAA
- the pseB gene encoding UDP-N-acetylglucosamine 4,6-dehydratase (inverting) — protein sequence MLKESTILVTGGTGSFGNAFVPMTLSKFNPKKIIILSRDEMKQWDMAKKFQDDSRVRFFIGDVRDRERLYRALDGVDYVVHAAATKIVPTAEYNPFECVKTNINGATNLIDACIDKGVKRVVALSTDKASSPVNLYGATKLASDKLFVAGNSYSGSKTTRFAVVRYGNVMGSRGSVIPFFLSIKNKGVLPITDERMTRFMISLEQGVELVWHAFEDMQGGEIYVKKIPSMKVTDLALTIAPNAKLEFIGIRPGEKLHEQMIGEDDSYYTYEYPEHYKILPAINGWASCSKRIKDGKKVPEGFSYTSNNNAEWMAPGELEAWIDSNSDKIGNI from the coding sequence ATGCTCAAAGAATCAACTATTCTGGTGACTGGCGGAACTGGATCTTTTGGAAATGCCTTTGTGCCCATGACATTAAGCAAATTTAATCCTAAAAAAATCATAATATTGTCTCGCGATGAAATGAAACAGTGGGACATGGCAAAAAAATTCCAGGATGATTCACGAGTTCGATTTTTCATAGGCGACGTCAGGGATCGAGAACGTCTGTACCGGGCGCTTGATGGCGTTGACTACGTGGTCCACGCTGCCGCCACTAAGATAGTACCAACGGCCGAATACAACCCCTTCGAATGCGTTAAAACGAACATCAACGGCGCCACGAACCTCATAGATGCCTGCATCGACAAAGGAGTCAAACGGGTAGTCGCCCTTTCGACGGACAAGGCCAGCAGCCCTGTGAACCTTTACGGCGCCACCAAACTAGCTTCGGACAAGCTCTTTGTAGCCGGGAACTCCTATTCCGGAAGCAAAACGACGAGATTCGCCGTGGTCCGCTATGGCAATGTCATGGGCTCAAGAGGTTCGGTCATTCCTTTCTTCCTTTCCATCAAGAACAAGGGCGTGCTGCCTATTACCGACGAGCGCATGACACGGTTCATGATTTCTCTTGAGCAGGGCGTCGAGCTCGTCTGGCATGCTTTCGAAGACATGCAGGGCGGAGAAATCTATGTCAAAAAAATCCCTTCCATGAAGGTCACAGATCTCGCCTTGACCATCGCTCCCAACGCCAAACTCGAATTCATCGGCATCCGCCCCGGAGAAAAGCTGCACGAACAGATGATCGGGGAAGATGACTCCTACTACACTTACGAATATCCAGAGCATTACAAAATCCTTCCCGCCATCAACGGCTGGGCGAGCTGCAGCAAGCGGATCAAGGACGGAAAGAAAGTTCCTGAAGGCTTCAGCTACACCAGCAACAACAATGCGGAGTGGATGGCCCCGGGTGAACTGGAGGCATGGATAGATAGCAACAGTGACAAGATAGGAAACATCTGA
- the pseC gene encoding UDP-4-amino-4,6-dideoxy-N-acetyl-beta-L-altrosamine transaminase: MIPYGRQEITQADIDAVVDVLRSDFLTQGPMVPRFEQTVANHVGAEHAVAVNSATSALHTACLALGLGPGDWLWTSPITFVASANCGPYCGAKVDFVDIDPRTYNLCPNALARKLEQAEREGRLPKIVIPVHLCGQPCNMTAIHALGERYGFKIIEDASHAIGGKFRGEFIGNCRYSDITIFSFHPVKIITTAEGGMATTNDARLAERMSLLRSHGITRDSGLMTHEPDGPWYYQQIDLGFNYRMTELQAALGVSQMKRLDEFVARRHALARRYDEMLAELPVVTPWQHPDSYSGLHLYVIRLDPAQTGRRQLHVFESLRDQGIGVNVHYIPVHTQPFYRNLGFEPGDFPQAERYYAEAISLPMFHGMTEAQQDAVVEALRKAVQQ, translated from the coding sequence ATGATCCCATACGGTCGCCAGGAAATAACCCAGGCGGATATTGACGCGGTCGTTGATGTCCTGCGTTCGGATTTTCTTACGCAGGGCCCGATGGTTCCACGTTTCGAGCAGACTGTTGCCAACCATGTGGGGGCCGAGCACGCGGTTGCGGTCAACAGCGCCACATCGGCTCTGCACACAGCCTGCCTGGCGCTTGGACTTGGACCCGGTGACTGGCTTTGGACAAGCCCGATAACGTTCGTTGCTTCGGCGAATTGCGGCCCGTACTGCGGCGCCAAGGTAGACTTCGTCGACATCGATCCGCGCACGTACAACCTCTGCCCCAATGCCCTGGCGAGAAAGCTCGAACAGGCCGAACGCGAAGGCCGCCTGCCCAAAATCGTGATCCCTGTTCATCTCTGCGGACAGCCTTGCAACATGACCGCCATCCATGCCTTAGGCGAACGCTACGGATTCAAGATCATTGAAGACGCGTCCCATGCGATCGGCGGAAAATTTCGAGGCGAATTCATCGGCAATTGTCGCTACAGCGACATAACTATTTTCAGCTTCCACCCCGTCAAGATCATCACCACCGCAGAAGGCGGCATGGCGACGACGAACGACGCCCGCCTGGCGGAACGGATGTCCCTGTTGCGTAGTCACGGCATCACCCGCGATTCGGGCCTGATGACGCACGAACCTGACGGCCCCTGGTACTACCAGCAGATTGATCTTGGCTTCAATTACCGCATGACCGAACTGCAGGCGGCCCTCGGCGTCAGCCAGATGAAAAGACTGGATGAATTCGTGGCGCGTCGCCATGCCCTGGCCCGCCGTTATGATGAAATGCTTGCAGAGCTTCCCGTGGTCACGCCCTGGCAGCACCCGGACTCGTATTCAGGTCTCCATCTGTATGTGATTCGCCTGGACCCAGCCCAGACAGGAAGGCGCCAACTCCACGTCTTCGAGAGTCTGCGCGACCAGGGCATCGGCGTGAATGTGCATTACATTCCTGTTCATACCCAGCCCTTCTACCGTAACTTGGGTTTTGAGCCCGGAGATTTCCCCCAGGCCGAGCGCTATTATGCCGAAGCCATCAGCCTTCCCATGTTCCACGGCATGACCGAAGCCCAGCAGGACGCCGTCGTGGAAGCGCTTCGCAAGGCGGTGCAACAATGA
- a CDS encoding O-antigen ligase family protein produces MKKFSLERTFVILLGSYIGLSGYTYTSLNYYHLEQNDSTRSLITISLICIVLCRLIFLRSIIIPKKTLIIATPFIYMGIVGIMLSDGLEFAGAISRWLFYLLAMSYFAQPVARQHFPTLVVTLSFFFIVAGFGDLILERSLHINQAARIGGSVGSPIGFASAVYCCSISLAWIWIAKRQKLFMIAALTLCALNFATGTRSVAAGNLFALFAMWWMSTRDIGWKIVVCIVICVATAIFFDIFLGSTDVGRRIQLLLDYGSDSSFLNRDFILNIVGDRLTATDLILGVGGGRFPVWFYDNTGILNMAPHFEIIWLLVEGGIIGSFLYIILNP; encoded by the coding sequence GTGAAAAAATTTAGTCTAGAGCGAACATTTGTTATCTTATTGGGATCTTATATTGGACTATCTGGATACACTTACACAAGCCTTAATTATTACCATCTAGAACAAAATGATAGTACAAGAAGTCTAATTACAATTTCATTAATATGCATAGTTTTATGTCGCCTTATATTTTTACGCTCAATTATAATCCCAAAAAAAACTTTAATAATTGCAACACCATTCATTTACATGGGCATTGTTGGAATAATGCTGTCTGACGGGCTGGAGTTCGCTGGAGCCATTAGCAGATGGCTATTCTACCTTCTGGCGATGAGTTACTTTGCTCAACCCGTTGCTCGGCAGCATTTTCCCACGCTAGTTGTCACACTTTCTTTTTTCTTTATAGTTGCAGGATTTGGCGATCTCATCTTGGAACGCTCCCTACACATCAATCAGGCAGCACGAATTGGTGGCTCAGTAGGAAGCCCCATCGGTTTTGCTAGCGCAGTCTATTGCTGCTCTATAAGCTTAGCGTGGATTTGGATAGCAAAGAGGCAAAAGTTATTTATGATTGCTGCTTTAACTCTCTGTGCATTGAATTTTGCTACCGGAACGAGATCAGTTGCAGCAGGAAATTTGTTCGCACTTTTCGCCATGTGGTGGATGTCAACTCGCGACATTGGGTGGAAAATTGTTGTTTGCATAGTCATTTGCGTAGCGACTGCCATTTTTTTTGACATCTTTCTTGGCAGCACAGATGTTGGTCGGCGTATACAATTACTGCTTGACTATGGTAGTGACTCATCTTTTCTCAATCGAGATTTCATTTTAAATATAGTAGGTGATCGATTGACGGCAACTGATCTTATTCTTGGAGTTGGAGGAGGGAGATTCCCTGTTTGGTTTTATGATAATACCGGCATACTCAACATGGCTCCACACTTTGAAATCATCTGGTTGCTGGTGGAAGGGGGAATTATTGGATCTTTTTTGTATATTATCCTGAATCCGTGA
- the pseG gene encoding UDP-2,4-diacetamido-2,4,6-trideoxy-beta-L-altropyranose hydrolase, with protein MNPRKIAFRVDASLKIGTGHVMRCLTLAEALRDRGCESTFICREHPGNLIDLISERGFTALGLPAVDVAQDLGLELNLPPHAAWLGADWRTDATQTRKAIGDVTADWLVIDHYAIDERWERKLRPACRRLMVIDDLADRNHDCDLLLDQNLVEGWQDRYRGNVPENCALLLGPEYALLQPLYSELHDRVPPREGPIHRILVYFGGADTDNLTGMVISAFGTLKTEDVSMDVVINSASPHAESLWKLATRDGRIRLHERLPSLEHLMAKADFAVGAGGATSWERCSLGLPSIVITLAENQRPIAAELHKQRFIQWLGHKNEVDEHGMAEALKSLMKNGLESGWSERCGHAVDGKGTSRVGSLLVVGDKNSLRARPATMDDEINVLRWSNFLSTCSHTSIQNIHHSIEITNNFRKHLRDIDTYHVFIVETSSKIPVSLIYFSRQETSWSIRILHAPHLGSFIRDEMILEEALRVLRENATGVLIFSDTQNSSMSPVSVANRQGQYTNAAKQKRLEIAVCTDRGSWINASVPTLIVGWLAEGHSVSWSHDASTLPGGDLCFYLSYGRIVDAKTRSRYSNNIVVHASDLPKGRGWSPASWLIMEGAERIPVTLLEAVDAVDAGPIYLQKWIPLHGTELIDDWRELIADATIELARSFVSRHPEILHEAREQTGKSSSYPRRRATDSELDPAKTLAEQFNHLRIVDNEDYPAFFRHKGQEFILKICRRPSSRGKDS; from the coding sequence ATGAATCCGAGAAAAATCGCCTTTCGCGTCGATGCATCGCTGAAAATCGGGACAGGGCATGTCATGCGCTGTCTGACGCTCGCGGAGGCCCTGCGTGATCGCGGATGCGAAAGTACGTTCATCTGCCGCGAACACCCTGGAAACTTGATTGATTTGATCTCCGAACGTGGCTTTACCGCCCTCGGTCTTCCTGCGGTGGATGTAGCGCAGGACTTGGGGCTTGAGCTTAATTTGCCGCCCCATGCGGCATGGCTTGGCGCGGATTGGCGCACAGACGCTACGCAGACTCGCAAGGCTATAGGAGATGTAACCGCCGATTGGCTTGTGATCGACCACTATGCGATCGATGAAAGATGGGAGCGGAAGTTACGGCCGGCCTGCCGCAGGCTGATGGTCATAGACGACCTGGCCGATCGTAACCATGATTGCGACCTGCTGCTGGATCAAAATCTGGTCGAAGGCTGGCAGGACCGCTATCGCGGCAACGTTCCCGAAAATTGCGCATTGCTGCTCGGCCCTGAATATGCCTTGCTGCAACCCCTGTACTCCGAACTGCATGACCGGGTTCCTCCCCGGGAAGGCCCGATCCACCGCATCCTTGTCTATTTCGGGGGTGCCGATACCGACAATCTGACGGGAATGGTCATTTCCGCTTTTGGGACGCTCAAAACCGAAGACGTTTCCATGGACGTGGTAATCAATTCCGCAAGCCCCCACGCCGAATCACTGTGGAAATTGGCGACCAGAGATGGTCGAATCCGCCTGCATGAACGCCTTCCAAGCCTCGAGCACCTGATGGCCAAGGCCGATTTCGCTGTCGGTGCAGGCGGGGCTACATCATGGGAAAGATGCAGCCTAGGGTTGCCAAGCATAGTCATCACTCTTGCCGAAAACCAGAGGCCTATTGCGGCCGAACTGCATAAGCAAAGATTTATCCAGTGGCTTGGCCACAAGAATGAAGTCGATGAGCACGGCATGGCCGAAGCTCTTAAAAGTCTCATGAAAAATGGATTGGAGAGCGGCTGGTCCGAGCGATGCGGCCATGCCGTTGACGGCAAAGGAACGTCAAGGGTCGGCAGTCTTCTCGTTGTAGGCGATAAAAATTCTTTACGCGCACGTCCTGCAACAATGGATGACGAAATCAATGTGCTTCGCTGGTCCAATTTTTTGTCAACATGCTCACATACCTCAATACAAAATATTCATCATTCAATAGAGATTACAAATAATTTCCGAAAACATTTGCGAGACATCGATACGTATCATGTTTTCATCGTCGAAACTTCAAGCAAAATTCCCGTATCCCTGATTTATTTTTCACGCCAGGAGACGTCATGGTCCATCAGGATATTGCATGCGCCTCACCTTGGAAGCTTCATAAGAGATGAGATGATCCTGGAAGAAGCACTGCGTGTATTGAGAGAGAATGCGACAGGAGTCTTGATTTTTTCAGACACGCAGAATTCCAGCATGTCTCCAGTGAGTGTTGCGAATAGGCAGGGCCAATACACGAACGCTGCGAAGCAAAAACGATTGGAAATTGCCGTATGCACGGATCGAGGCAGTTGGATCAACGCCTCTGTCCCTACGCTGATCGTGGGTTGGCTGGCCGAAGGGCATTCCGTCAGTTGGTCGCATGACGCATCTACTCTGCCCGGCGGCGATCTGTGTTTCTATCTGAGCTACGGCCGGATCGTCGACGCCAAGACTCGCTCGCGTTACAGCAACAATATCGTTGTACATGCCAGCGACCTCCCTAAAGGACGCGGCTGGTCTCCGGCAAGCTGGCTTATCATGGAAGGCGCAGAGCGCATCCCGGTCACCCTGCTTGAGGCGGTTGACGCCGTCGATGCCGGTCCAATCTATCTTCAGAAATGGATTCCCCTCCATGGCACGGAACTCATCGACGACTGGAGAGAGTTGATCGCCGATGCGACGATCGAACTTGCCCGGTCATTCGTCTCCAGGCATCCTGAAATTCTCCATGAGGCAAGGGAGCAGACCGGCAAAAGCAGCTCATACCCCCGCCGCCGGGCCACAGACAGCGAATTGGATCCCGCCAAGACTCTTGCTGAACAATTCAATCACCTGCGCATCGTCGACAACGAGGACTATCCCGCGTTCTTCAGACACAAGGGCCAGGAATTTATCCTGAAAATATGCAGACGACCATCCAGCAGAGGAAAGGATTCATGA
- a CDS encoding polysialyltransferase family glycosyltransferase translates to MDKGGQSIEKFVACDLISPFHIIAALSAASALCKSSASVQLHMLPNLNKKYAIGKGTFKYRDLSISITLSKIKKFNFKSFIESLIKFIFLLIAKLLFRKNKYCVAHHTYFNFFTLNNLTFREIIQCKTITIEEGIGTYGGLFHHLRAGRREKKHYPVLKYLGRCFFSLPLFVSMNWKILTGENQEHVDAVVIFLAEKFYHKEIIKLRTWITKQQFQKVFILIGSPLVELYGVSSSELLQLLHIILKEVNSRGGTLILKRHPLERNDKLYRKVGIHVIGDEIPGEILIRAIEPDAIIGYNSGLLIIGNAVFGITSYTIHKILPKQIQEKIFPEAWLRRFIERHTTPLSER, encoded by the coding sequence TTGGATAAAGGTGGTCAATCCATTGAAAAATTCGTGGCGTGCGATCTTATTTCTCCATTTCACATTATTGCTGCGTTGTCTGCTGCCAGCGCTCTTTGCAAATCAAGCGCATCAGTGCAGTTACACATGTTGCCAAATTTGAATAAAAAATATGCAATAGGAAAAGGAACCTTTAAATACAGAGACTTATCTATATCAATTACCCTCTCAAAGATAAAAAAATTTAATTTTAAATCATTTATTGAATCATTAATTAAATTTATATTTTTATTAATTGCTAAATTACTATTCCGAAAAAATAAATACTGCGTAGCTCATCATACCTATTTTAATTTTTTCACACTCAATAATTTAACATTTCGAGAAATAATACAATGCAAAACCATTACTATTGAAGAAGGTATTGGAACATATGGCGGATTATTTCATCATTTGCGAGCTGGACGACGGGAGAAAAAGCATTATCCAGTGCTAAAATATCTTGGAAGGTGTTTTTTTTCGCTACCCTTATTTGTGTCTATGAATTGGAAAATCCTTACTGGAGAAAATCAAGAACACGTTGATGCGGTTGTCATTTTTCTCGCTGAAAAATTCTACCACAAAGAAATAATAAAACTACGCACATGGATTACAAAACAGCAATTTCAAAAAGTCTTCATACTAATAGGATCACCATTAGTAGAACTTTATGGCGTATCGTCTAGCGAATTGCTCCAATTGCTACACATAATTTTAAAAGAAGTTAATTCGCGAGGCGGCACGCTAATCTTAAAACGTCACCCCCTTGAAAGAAATGACAAGCTCTATCGAAAAGTTGGAATTCACGTAATTGGAGATGAAATTCCTGGAGAAATTCTTATTCGAGCCATAGAGCCTGATGCTATTATAGGATATAATTCCGGACTATTGATTATTGGAAATGCGGTGTTTGGAATTACTTCATACACGATTCACAAAATATTACCTAAGCAAATACAGGAAAAAATATTTCCCGAAGCATGGCTGCGACGGTTTATTGAACGACACACAACGCCACTTTCGGAAAGGTGA